Sequence from the Maribellus comscasis genome:
TATCAGTTGTGGCTTGTGAAGAAATTTACAGACCCGACCTGGAAGAGGTAGATGCTTTTTTGGTTGTTGAAGCGATACTCGTATCAAACCAAACCTATAATAATATTTATCTTTATAAAACGCTTGGTTTTAACGATGACGAAAAAGACTATCCTTCCGTGACCGGGGCGCTAATTTATTTGGTAGACGAAAATGATAATCAAATTGAGTGTTTGGAATCTGCTCCCGGAACTTATACTTTAAACCATAATCTCGAAACCGGTGCTGCTTATCACCTGATTATTGAGTATGATGGAGAAAAATATGAGTCTGGAACACAGACTGTCCCAGAGTCTCCGGTAACTGATTCTGTTTATGCTGAATACACAACCCGCATAGTTACCACCGGAGCTTCCAGTTCAACAGATAAAATAGAAAAAGAGAATGGGATTCAGATTTATGCTGATATGAATTTTAACGGAGGTATAAATCATTATCGGTTTTATGCTCGAAAAATTATTCAGTATATCGACCATTACGATACAACAATTCCTCCCTCTCCGGAACCCGAGACTAATCCAATTTACCGCTGGAATTCTTATTATCCAACAGGTATTTTTAACATTGCCGGGCCAGCAGAATACAGTACAGACAAAAATATTGCTAAGCACTCTTTGGAGTTTTTTGAATCCAATTACAATAAATATTTTCCGGATACCATGTTATTTGGAGGATGGATTTATATTATTTATCAATACGGAATTAACGAGGATACGTATGAATTTTATTCTGATTTGAATAGCCAACTGGATGCCGAAGGAAAGATATTCGACCCCATATATATTCAGGCCGAAGGGAATATTTCCTGTACTTCAAACGACGAAAAGGTAGTATTGGGTAATTTTGAAATATCGTCGTTCAGCGAGAGCCGTTTTTATTTAAATTACAGTAAATACAGGGATTCCATAAGTGCTTTAAAAAACATACCTTATTTTTATAATATACCTGAAGATGGTTATGTTAAAGATATTATGCCTGATTTCTGGGAAACACGTTCAAAAAGATATCCGGATGAATAAAACAACTGGAAATAAAATCTCAGGACTGTTGGGAATCTTATTTCTTTTGATATTCATATTCCCTGCAAGAGGAGAAGAGCAGATCTATCTGTTTCCCGACAGAAGTTCGGCCGTTTCGGGTGATACCATCTGGTTCGGTATCAATATTTTTAGCAAAGAACAGGGAGAAATGAGCAATGTTGTTCATGTTCAGCTTGATGATTTGGAGAACAATCATATTTCAAAAGTATCAGTGCTCTGCGATAAGGGGACAGGTGAGGGGTATATTCCCGTTCCCGATTCACTCTCAACCGGTGTATATGTGCTTCGGGCTTTTTCATTTATACAAAATAGTAATGCTGATTCAAAATTAAACCAGAGGTTTGTTAAAGTTTACAACCGGTTTGAAGAAGAACTGTTTGAAATTGATTTTCCGTTGGCTGAGAGTAGAGTAAAGTATGAATACAACAATGCTCTGCATATTGAAACTGAAAAAGAAAGTTATAAAAAAGGGGAGGAGGTTGTTGCAGGCCTGGATATTCCACAAGAGGTTTTAAACAATACTTCACAGGTAATTATAACAGCAGGATTGGAAGAGGCTTCTAACCTGGATTTTGCAACTTCCTGGTATCCGGTAGCTCATAAATCGGCAGTAAAATTGCCCGTTCCTGTGGTGGAGAAAAACGGAGTTCTCATTTCAGGTAAAGTGCATTCGGCAGAAGATAATCATCCGGTTCCCAATGCAGTGGTTATTCTTAGTATTCCCGATTCAATTCCTTTTCTCGATTACTGTGTTTCAGACTCCTCCGGTATCTTTTATTTCTATTTGCGGAATGCTTTTGGAACCGCCGACATTGTGTTGCAGGCATTAGCAAAAAACTCAATGCCTTGTACCATTGAGCTGTATGAAAACTTCATTGATGTGGATAGACCCAACGTTTCCCGAAAAATGTTCAACCGCGAAGAGTTAATATTTGGCGAGAGTGTGATAAAAGCATCCTATTTTACCAAGCTTTTTCGCGGTTATAAGATTGAATCCGGTAGCTCGTTTGTTATGCCACGGCAGTTTGAACATCCATTTTATGGCGAACCAACTAAAACATTTTATCCTGAATTGTTTGTCGACTTACCCGATTTTCAGGAAATCTCCCGTGAAATTTTGCACGGTGTACAATACCGCGAAAGAAAGACCGGAACTACAATCAGGTTGTTAAATCTGGGAGGAGATGCCGTTTTTAAAGAAGAGCCTTTAAAATTACTGGACGGTATTCCCGTCTTTGATCCCGAGGTGTTTGCCCCCATGGGCACCGACGATATTGCCCGGGTAGATGTGGTTTACGAAAAGAAGTTTTTTGGCGACCTGTCATTTTCGGGGATATTATCGATCTATACTAAAAACAGATCATTAAGCTGGGTTGATGTAAATCCTTCAACAGGACATTTTGAGTATCCATGCCTGCAACTGCAAAAGAAATGGAGTTTTAAAAATCAAGTTGTCAGCAATACACATATTCCAAACTTTTGCAAGGTATTGTATCGAAATATATTTGACACATTAAACGGTACTGAAGAGTTTGGTTTTGCAACTTCAGATTTAAAAGGAGATATTGTAATTCGCGTGGTTTTGGTTCAGAAAGACCACGAAGTATTATATAGTGAAAAAATAATAAAAGTTGAATGAATGTCCGGAGTAAAATAGCAATGTCGGTTTTGGCTGTTTTTATGACAGCAGTCGTTTCAGCTCAACAGTTTTATAATTCAATAAAACCTTTGACCACAGGCTCAAACACATTAAATTATAAACTCACCGGTAACCAGTATTATTTTTGGCCAAAATTTATTGGAACGGTGTATTTGAACGAAGAATGGTGCCATGCAAAGCTGGAGCTGGAAAATGGTGATATCTATGAAGACGTTTATATGAAGTTAAATACGTATCTCGATGAAGTGATAATGTACAATGAGAGAGTAGGCTCGGTAATCACTGTAGATAAAGCCATTATTCATGAATTTGAAATGGAAAAGGGGTACGGAACTTATAATTTATTTCGAAAAGTTAATTTTGACAGGGTTCCGAAAGGATACCATTATTTGAATGTATTGTACGACGGTAGCGTAAAACTTTACCTCTGGCATAAAACTGAGGTTGTAAAAACATCTCTGTATAAAGATGAAATTCATGGAGGAATGCGGGATTCAGAATACAAGCAGGTGTTTATTTATTATGTTGTCTTTCCCGATGGTTCGATGAATAAGGTTGCGGCAAGGCGTCGTTCTTTTTTGCAACTTTTCCCTGAAAAAAAAAGAACGTTAAAAAGATTATTCCGAAGGAATAGAATTCATTTTTATACTACAGAGGAACTCATTCAGGCAACAAAAATTATTGAGGAGGAAATGTTTTGATGCTTATTCATCTTTGACCACATTTCCTGTTCCGCAAAGAAATCTGTTTTTGATATTTTTATTTTTCGGTAAATGACCCCAAATAGTAAAAAGTTTTTAGGTTAACGCAACCTTTTGCATCTGCTTTCCCATCTTTTACAAAATTACAAACAAATGATTTTCAAACCTGTTGTCTGAAAGGCAGAAAAGAAAACTCATTTAGCTGTTTAAAAAGTAAACTTATGAAGAAATTGTTGCTCTTCTTTTTTGCAATTTTTGTTGCATTTCCGGTTTTTTCGCAGTTAGAAAAAGGACACATTCATTTAAAAAACGGAACGGTATTAAAAGGGAAATATCAATTCTCCGATGATAAAATCCATATCATTTCTGCGGGAAACCTATGGACATTTGAAGCCTCAGAAGTAGATACAATAATAGATACCCGAAATAAAAAATTGAATTTTAACAGAGATTTTTCAGTTGAGTCAGCACTTTTTTATAGAATTGAAGCAGGGCTTCTGATCGGTAACTCACAAAATAGTCAATCGGCCCCTTTTAGTCTGACGGGTTCTGTTAACTACCGATTTGAACCGAGGTTTTCTTTAGGTGCAGGATTTGGTGCCGAGTTTTTTAATGAATCCTATCTACCGGTATTTTTAAACCTGGAATATAAACTCAACGATAATTTTTCTTCACCTTATGTTTTTTTGAAAGGTGGTTACCAAATTGCTCTGGAAGATGGGAGTATGTTTTATTACGATGTTTATCCTGCATGGAACAGCATTTGGCCAGGGTATTATTATGCTCATGATAATCTGAATGCAAAAGGGGGCGTTTTGATACATCCGGGCGTTGGGTATACACATATGTTTTCGTCTGGTATCGGGATGTCGTTCGCATTTGGATATCAGTTCCACCGTCTGCAGTACAAAGCTGAAGAAGACGATTACCGGCTCGATGTGGACTATAACCGGTTGGTAATAAAAATAGGAATTCTTTTCAATTAAAATCATTCGAACATGAAGACGATCAGAAATATATTCACATTACTAATTTTGTTTGCAGGAATAAATTCCTGTATGGATGAATACACCGAGGTTTTTACCGCTAATTCACCGGTTTATATGGGCTGGGACGAATTGCGGACCTCGGTAAAAATAGCGGAATCACGTGATTTGATAAATCCCGGGAAAATTTATTTTAAAGACGGTTATATTTTTATCAACGAAGAACTTAAAGGAATTCATATTATCGACAATCAGGATCCAACTAACCCGCAAAATATAGGTTTTATCGAGGTGCCGGGTAACGTCGACATCGCCATAAAGAATAACATTTTATACGCCGACAGTTATGTTGATTTGGTTGCCATTGATATTTCAGATATTAGCAATCCGCAGGAAGTAAACAGAGTTGAAGACATTTTTCCGTACACAACTCCTCCATACGATGAGGAGTATCGTGTGGCCAAAGTGGATGAAGAAAAAGGTGTGGTAATCGACTGGGAAATTAAAGAAGTACGTCAGGAAATGGAATATCATTATTACCCTGTATTTCGTGGTGTCGATGAAGTGTTTTACACCATGGATGCAGCGAATGGTGGCGGTTCATCAAATGGAAGTGCTTTTGGGGTAGGTGGCTCAATGGCCCGTTTTGGTTTGTACAATGATTATCTCTACACCGTTGATAATTCGATGTTATATATGTTCGATGTAAATAGTCCGGAAAGTCCGAGTGACATAGGAAATATGAATGTGGGCTGGAATATTGAAACCATGTTCATCACCGATGGACATATGTTTTTCGGAACCCAGAACGGTATGCTCATTTACAGTCTGGAAGTGGCTACTGTTCCCAGTTATATTGGCCAGTTCTGGCATATAACCAGTTGCGATCCTGTGGTGGTTGCAGATGGTTATGCCTACGTTACTTTGCGTGGAGGAAATGCTTGTGGCAGCAACGTTAACCGGCTCGATGTATTGGAGCTTTCCGACGATTATACTGATATAAGCTTACTTGAATCCTATCCGCTGCACGGACCTTACGGTCTGGGCATTGACGACCAGACTTTGTTTGTTTGCGACGGCGATGCCGGTTTAAAAGTTTACGATGTGACAGACAAACAGCACATCGACGACCATCAAATTGCGAGTTTCCCAAATATCAACACATACGATGTTATCCCGGTAAATGGATATTTGTTTATGATAGGAGACGATGGATTCTATCAATACGATTATTCAGATATCCAAAACATTTCCCAGGTTAGTGTTATTCCAGTTGCTACCGAAGAGTAGATATTAAAGCTAACCAAAGTTAAAAGCCCGGTGAGTGGCCGGGCTTTCTTCTTTTTTTACTGATAATAGTTTTGAAGATGTTAAAAAAAATTTCTCCTTTACTCTTTATTCTTATAGCTTCCCTCTTTACAAAATGTTCCATTTTTGAAGAGGAGGACACGCTGAATTTATCTCAAATTGACTTTTTGCATGGAACAAAAGAATCGGGCCGTCTAAAAAAGCAACTTAACTACTCTGATTCCGATGATAAAACCCTAAATTCTGACATTGAGTATTTTTATGAAGATAATCATTTGATCACAAAAGTTTATCATGAATATTTGGGAGGTGAACCATACATTTTACAAAAAGATGAACTTATTTATGACGGTGAGAAACTATCCCAAATGGTACATTATTTCCGGACAGGAACAACGACAAGCCCGCTGCTTGTTTCCAAAACCTATTATTATTCTTACCCCGATGCCAACACAAAAATCGAGGTTGTTTATAATGCTGAAGGTGAACGGCGTGATTCTGTGATTTACCGGTATTCCGGAAATCTTTTGACAGAAGAAAAACACGTCAATCATTTGGGGATTTGGGGAAACAAGTATGAATATAACAATGAAGGGAAGCTATATAAAACCATCGACCTGGCTGACGAGCATATGGTAAGTAAAAATCATTTTGACAGAAAAGGGTTACTTGTAAAAACAGAGAGGATAGTTGATGGGAATATAGAATCGACTATCTGGTATGAAAGTGAGATTACCCGGACTTCTTTGTTTGTTACGATGTATCCGGGAAGTGACAGCGACAGTGACATCCGTCTGCCAGGCGCTCAGAAAAAGTTCAGAGACGGGAAATTGGTGGAGTATATTTTATATCATCCCACTTTTCCCGGCTCCGAATGGTATTGTCAAAGGTTTGAGTATTATTAGCCTCATGCACAAAAACTGTGGTTTGGAATCTGCCCGGCATCGCCGGGCTTTTTTTGCTATGCTACAGTCGTATTTCTTGCGGCTATTCCGGGTTGAGCAAAAAGGAAATGCGATAGGAATTACCCTGGAAATTTATTAAGATTTCGATTATCAGTTGTTAAGTGCATCAGTTGAATTTTTTTTGTTGAAATTCACCAAATAATTTTACAAGCCATCGAACAGATTCTTTTTTCAGCACTATCTCATACTGTGTAAACAGAAATACCGGTTAAAATTGGTTTAACCGGGGAATCACCATTTCCTAAACATTTTATTTGTTTACTGTCAGACAAAAAATGAACGATTGCCACTTCACAGTTGTCGCGCTTTCTCATCTGTTGCGATTGTGTTTCAACCCGAGGTTAAAAACAAAATGAAACAGATAATTTTTTTTGTCAGTCATAATGAAAAATCCGGTCTCAAAATTCAAACCGGATTTTGTGTTTATATTGAAAGTCAGGTAAAGAATTATACAAGTCCCTGTGCCATCATTGAATTGGCGACTTTAACAAATCCGCCAATATTTGCACCTTTTACATAGTTAACAAAACCATTGCTTTCTGTGCCATATTTGACACACATTTGGTGGATGTTTTTCATTATCGAATGTAATTTGTTGTCCACTTCTTCTCTGCTCCAGGCAAGACGCATACTGTTTTGAGTCATTTCAAGCCCTGAAACGGCAACACCTCCTGCATTTGCAGCTTTTCCGGGACCAAAGAGTATTTTTGAATTCAGAAAATGGTGTACTGCATCCATTGTGCTTGGCATATTGGCTCCTTCGGCAACGGCGATACATCCGTTTTCAACCAGTGTTTTTGCTTCTTCTCCGTTAATTTCATTTTCAGTTGCACAAGGCAAGGCAATATCGCATTTAATACTCCACGGGCGTTGTTTATCCAGGTAGCTTACACCAAATTTATCAGCATATTCGCGAATCCTGCCCCGGTGAATGTTCTTCAACTCCATTATAAAATCAAGTTTTTTTCGATCAATTCCATCCGGATCATAAATAGAACCGCTTGAATCTGACAAAGTGACAACTTTCCCACCGAGCTCAATTACTTTTTCAGCTGCAAACTGTGCTACATTTCCCGACCCCGATATTGCTACAACTTTGTTTTCAAAACTTTCTCCAATGGTTTCAAGCATTTCCTTTGCAAAGTAGACGGTGCCATAACCGGTAGCTTCCGGTCTTATGAGTGAACCTCCCCATTCAACACCTTTCCCGGTAAGAACACCGGTAAATTCATTTCGTAAACGTTTATATTGCCCGAATAAATAGCCGATTTCGCGGCCACCTACACCGATATCTCCTGCTGGCACATCGGTGTATTGACCAATGTGGCGCGCGAGTTCAGTCATAAAACTCTGGCAGAAACGCATTACTTCGCTGTCCGATTTGTTTTTAGGGTCAAAATCAGAACCACCTTTCCCTCCTCCCATGGGGAGTGAGGTCAGACTATTTTTTAACACCTGTTCGAAAGCAAGGAATTTTAAAATGCTTTGATTCACAGTTGGATGAAAACGAAGCCCTCCTTTATAAGGACCAATCGCACTATTCATTTCAATTCGGTATCCACGGTTGATGTGAATATTTCCCTGATCATCAGCCCAGGGAACACGAAATTGAATTATTCGTTCCGGTTCAACCATTCGTTCAAGGATTTTTGAATGAAGGTATCGGGGATTTTTCAAAAGAAAGTCGGATAATGATTCTACAACTTCTTCCACAGCCTGGTGAAATTCATACTGAAGCGGGTCTTTTGTTTTTACATATTGCATAAAATCATCTACAAATGTCTTTGGATCATTGATATTCATGATATTCCGGTTTTTATATTTCATAAATCAATTTACAAAAAGAAAGAGGTTTGTACCAACTTGTTTTTCAGCATATTGTATTTTTATTGTTTGGATAGAATGAAAAGAAATATACTCCGAAGTTTATAATTCAGAAGTTATTTTACGACTTTGCTTTGAAAGTATTACGAGCAGAACAAGTCATTGAAGCTCCAAATATGCAGGGAAATTCAGTTTTTCTCAGATTGACATACAATCGCTTAGTGTTAATTCTCTTTGATGTCAGAGAAATTCTTTTTTGAAAATATCAAAGGTTTTGCGGTAGCATCGTTTTAAGCGACTCCATCCTTTGGACAAAATCTTTATCTTTGCGGCTTTAAGTTCAGAATTTTATTCAAAAGAGAAAAAATGGAATATAATTTCGCGGAAATTGAACCCAAATGGCAAAAGTATTGGGAGGAGAATAAAACGTTTAAAACTCCCGACGATTTTTCGAAACCAAAATATTACATCCTTGATATGTTTCCCTATCCGTCGGGTGCGGGTTTACATGTTGGGCATCCGGAAGGTTACACGGCCACAGATATTTTAAGCCGCTATAAAAGGATGAAAGGTTTTA
This genomic interval carries:
- a CDS encoding DUF4249 domain-containing protein; this encodes MLILSVVACEEIYRPDLEEVDAFLVVEAILVSNQTYNNIYLYKTLGFNDDEKDYPSVTGALIYLVDENDNQIECLESAPGTYTLNHNLETGAAYHLIIEYDGEKYESGTQTVPESPVTDSVYAEYTTRIVTTGASSSTDKIEKENGIQIYADMNFNGGINHYRFYARKIIQYIDHYDTTIPPSPEPETNPIYRWNSYYPTGIFNIAGPAEYSTDKNIAKHSLEFFESNYNKYFPDTMLFGGWIYIIYQYGINEDTYEFYSDLNSQLDAEGKIFDPIYIQAEGNISCTSNDEKVVLGNFEISSFSESRFYLNYSKYRDSISALKNIPYFYNIPEDGYVKDIMPDFWETRSKRYPDE
- a CDS encoding LVIVD repeat-containing protein — its product is MKTIRNIFTLLILFAGINSCMDEYTEVFTANSPVYMGWDELRTSVKIAESRDLINPGKIYFKDGYIFINEELKGIHIIDNQDPTNPQNIGFIEVPGNVDIAIKNNILYADSYVDLVAIDISDISNPQEVNRVEDIFPYTTPPYDEEYRVAKVDEEKGVVIDWEIKEVRQEMEYHYYPVFRGVDEVFYTMDAANGGGSSNGSAFGVGGSMARFGLYNDYLYTVDNSMLYMFDVNSPESPSDIGNMNVGWNIETMFITDGHMFFGTQNGMLIYSLEVATVPSYIGQFWHITSCDPVVVADGYAYVTLRGGNACGSNVNRLDVLELSDDYTDISLLESYPLHGPYGLGIDDQTLFVCDGDAGLKVYDVTDKQHIDDHQIASFPNINTYDVIPVNGYLFMIGDDGFYQYDYSDIQNISQVSVIPVATEE
- the gdhA gene encoding NADP-specific glutamate dehydrogenase, whose amino-acid sequence is MNINDPKTFVDDFMQYVKTKDPLQYEFHQAVEEVVESLSDFLLKNPRYLHSKILERMVEPERIIQFRVPWADDQGNIHINRGYRIEMNSAIGPYKGGLRFHPTVNQSILKFLAFEQVLKNSLTSLPMGGGKGGSDFDPKNKSDSEVMRFCQSFMTELARHIGQYTDVPAGDIGVGGREIGYLFGQYKRLRNEFTGVLTGKGVEWGGSLIRPEATGYGTVYFAKEMLETIGESFENKVVAISGSGNVAQFAAEKVIELGGKVVTLSDSSGSIYDPDGIDRKKLDFIMELKNIHRGRIREYADKFGVSYLDKQRPWSIKCDIALPCATENEINGEEAKTLVENGCIAVAEGANMPSTMDAVHHFLNSKILFGPGKAANAGGVAVSGLEMTQNSMRLAWSREEVDNKLHSIMKNIHQMCVKYGTESNGFVNYVKGANIGGFVKVANSMMAQGLV